The genomic interval ttattgcaaatatgGCTGATAAACAGAAAGTCGATCTTGGTTTACTTGAAGAAGATGATGAATTCGAAGAATTTCCAGCTGAAAGTAAGTTACGGAATTAAATGATCACTCAAAAATTTCGGTTTTTGTTCGTGTTTTaagaagttttaatatttttaacagactGGGGTGCAGAAGAagctgatgatgaagatgtATCCGTGTGGGAAGACAACTGGGAAGATGATATTGTCCAAGATGATTTTAACCAACAGTTAAGGTTAGGATTTTCGATATgggttttattataacttaagcTTTAGAATATTTTCCTACATACAACTCAATTTATTACACTGTTCTATACGCTTACTCATGCTCATGATATACTCAGACTCAttgttaaagaatttaaaggCAAATGCCAATTAATTCTGAAGCATTTATAGGGTTTTACTCCGTGAGTATGCTTTTATCATTAGTTGTGTTAATTGTCTTCTGTAATGAAtgcaattgtgttttaaatcaaGATTTTGATATAACTATTCCATAGAATATAGATACTGTAAGTTGTTTTTAATCAAGATTTCTCTCAATTAATCATAGCaagtatgtataattaatatttctagaaTTGATAAATGAAATGCACACACTTCACTCTTTCTGAACATCATAGTTTTAAttctaaaacataaaaaaaagcttaaCAAGTGTACTTAGTCTTAGaaacacacttttattagcattacttttatgtttgtatataaactGCTCTTTTAGAGTTATGAACCAGTATAaacagacagatttaattctaaCATTCTACAATTATCAAGGATCCACGACAATACAGTGACTAAATGAGTTTATCTTGTTATCATGATTAAACTCACCAGGTTTGAATAAGTTCCTAACATATGATCATGATTAAGTGacacaatttagtttattgtctcattaaattatttttcttacactatatttatttttaaattctcatAGCCTAAAAGGGAATTAAGAAAGAAGTAAAACTATgtactaaaaatatgaatatatcctaaattttatgatttaattatttttatatttatttttaatattttttttccagaCAACAATTGGAGAAGCTAAGGGAACAGAACAAGGGATAAATTTCACTATTTTTAagatacatacattatttcattacatttaagaaaatttgattaaaaacttgtattaatacaaaatacaatctTTTAGcaatcaatgtttttattttatatctgctcaaatcataattaacattgtatgtggtagtAGAGCACTCTTCGGGACGAATTAGGCCAACTTACACCGGGGAAATATCACACCCCCAGAAGACCAGcctgaaatagcattctgctatgtttcgttcggtgagtgggggagccagaggcccgtTTCGTTTTGATTATCTCTTTCCagtttaaagtcggcaatctatttgtagaggtgtaaggtctgcaatggaccttatgcccctctaaatgttcatgagcggtggtcaTAAGGCGTccaaccagctccattgccgactgtgacataaaaaaaaaaaaaattcaaactaaaacaaaacttcAATTTTAACTTTCAAACTGAATTATTcatctatacataaaataagttaaaaacttCACCAATCCCACTGTATATAGATCtagaaaaatttatcattcaGAAATAACAGCCTTCCGCAGCGAATGTTCAAAATTCATTTACTCTTTCACtatctatttcaaaatttaatatccatCACGAGGAACactgatgtttttttaaatggaaGATTGAAGTAAGAGAAAAATGAAAAGACAAAAtaaagtagaaaatatttattcataagttGTTAACAAGAGACCAGCTCTAGCAGTATAACCCGCGCCAAGAATGAATGTAACGCACGAGCAAGATAGcattattgaaatatctaATGTGCGAGTGAGACAGCATGACCGTCGTTTTTTTTGGCACGGATTTACTGGTGTATATCACACAATAGTAACTTATACACTAATTGCTTACACAACCATGAGTAGGAAATTGTAATTAAGAAATCAGtctttttaagtttattcagACTTGCCAATATACGacgtttagttttaaaaatcatatagaatacaagaaaatcaaaataaaatttcaatattatacaatgtttttaatgatttttcatttaccCTGCTAACTgaaggcaattttttttatatatttttgttaatattgacATGATCAAATTGATCaagtatttatagtttaaggcacataacatagttttagtgaataaattgatttagaggaacatataacttatttctataattaaaaattgatattttgattCGTGCTAGTGACACCAAATTTGAACTCGTCGGTCGTCTGCTCCGGCTGGGCAGTCTGATCGTCTTGGTCTTCGAAATATGTGTCCAATATGTGAAGGGCTTTCTTGTAGAtctggaaaatattttttttgctaatgttactatcataaataattgtttttcatataaattaaaccgCTTACAAATTATCTGCACTAGATCAAATTAATGGCATCACATGGAAGGAATTAATGGCAttcaaagaatataaaattattaaatttcagttGACCCAGTCGTCATTTCAGAGGTGGGGTGAAGAAACCCTGAAAACCTCTCCTCTTTTTTTAATGCGTTAAAAATCTTACCTGCTCATTTTCATGCTCTTGCAGCGCCTCTATTTTGTCCAACGCGCCGATTTCTTCCAATCGAATACATAAAGGTTCGACTTGGCCGAATTTCGCTGCAGcctgcaaataaatatttttaatgaatatgaggatactagctgcgccccgcggtttcacccgcgttagtccgtatcccgtaggaagttcgggataaaaagttgcctatatgttattccagttgtccagctgtctacgtaccaaatttcattgcaatcagttcagtagtttttgcgtgaaagagtaacaaacacacacacatccttacaaactttcgcatttataatattagcaggaagaatgataattattttactatcccataaaatcaatacttataaaaaaatcagtgTTCCactataaaatgttgttaGAATCATGTAAAACTAAGTTGATTATTAATCTCTTCAGTCCCTACTTAATGGACctttcttttaatttgttacgtaATTCGTCAACCCAAAAATATTCTACAGTGACCATatcaatatctattaataactagcggtccgtcctTGCTTCACTCGTGGTATGTTTTGCTCTCTATAAGAACCTTTTTGGTACCttaacaaaaatgttcaaaaaaaGTTTACTAAATTGGTGGAGCCGTTTCGGAGTTTTACGGTTAACACATTTGgcaattgatattaaaacattaaattctcaAAAGGGCCTCTGTGTGTTGGACCTTTGTTCCCACGTAAGCCTTAGAATAGAGCGGGTATTATCCTTCTGGTGGTACCCGAGTACTATGGGATgagatacatataataattaaatgatttatttctcaataaaaacatattgtgGGATAGAAATATCTGCTGTACGACTAAGATTTATGAACACAAAAGATTTCGCAACcggattcatttttatttatatagaatctatattatagatcttttatgtttcaaataaatagactAGCTCGGCCGACGGCCTTGCCGCTTTATGCTCGACTGGGCCGGGGCACCGCCGTGCCCTCagattctaaattcaaaaattaaaaaaaaaaactataattaccTGCATCAAGTTAGTGATACCCTCCAAAACTACTATAATAGCTCTCTGGTCGGGCGACTCGAGCAGATTACAGTACGGTTCTAGGAACCCAGAGGCGACTAGGGCATCTAACTGCGGCGGACTACCGCCTAGGCAGAGGTTAGTTATCGCCCAGGCTGCTTCTTTCTGACATCTGTAATTGAAGTcacacttttattagcttctcCTGTTTGTCTGTATGTTACAGACtttttagactcgatttggaatactttaaacggacagatttaattcaaactttgtacacttatccaGGATTGGTTACGATACAATACTTTcatgattaggatcgccaggattgaATAATAACTCTACATATACGCGGTATAAGAGTAAGTGAGGCAATTTAGTTAATTCTATCATTATAGTATGGTTTTATGCCTAGTGTATGgtttttttacattcttaAGACACACTGaacaatatgttatataaataaaaataaatatttttgttatttggtgGTTTGTTTTATAGTTAGTATATAGGCATCCTCTTGGTCTTAAGTAGCAGTACTATAGTTGGGACCGCTTACCACAGTGCAGTGGAGCATGTTAGAGTGTGAGTTGAGTTTAGAGTTAAGTTTGAGTTTTGTATGAATTGTGATAAGTTTGGCATAAGTTTTGAGTTAAGTTAGAGATGGTGAGTAAAGTTGTGTTTAGGTTTGAGTGGGGTTAGTGTGTGAGTTGGAGCTACTCACTTCACATCGTCCACGCCCAGCACGTGCACCAAGTGGGTTAGCATCCCCTTGTCCACAGCCAGCTGTATCTGCTCTGAAGTACCGGCCAGCACGTTGCTCACAGCCCAAGCGGCTTCCTTCACTAGGGATGGCTTGCCGCAGTGCAGAAGGGTGGTGAGGTAGTCTAGACAACCTTCCGCCAGGCATCTGTCCGTCTGTAATgagatttgttattatatatagaactTAGACCATGtgaaattagtattttaatccatacttatattataaagctgaagagcttgttcgtgtgtttgtttgaacgcactaatcttgggaattactggtccgatttgaaaaattctttcagtactAGATAGACCATTCATTGAGCAAGGCTAtcggttatatatgtaccacgggcgaagccaagCGGACTGATAGTGTAAcactcataatatataatataatataatacataatcattacacaataaataaattaactgctTTCGAGTTGTTAGAAATAGACCAATTTTAACGGGGCCACATAGGAGCAATagcttctaaataaaaaagaatcatcaaaaatatacagttgAATGGttctcctttttttgaagtcggttgcgTTCGGTTGATGGTTTGTGCAtactgatttaaaattatatgtaatgtacaagtatgcatatttttgacactaataatacaaaacttaaaagttttttgtttgtttggttgaacccGCATcttactggaccgatttcaaaaattctttcaccatttgaTAGATATTTAATCATTGAGGGCTATAggcaatatttttacttacaattgaaacaatttatttaaatacagccTGGGTGTGTGGTAACATATACTATGTACTATATTTGTACTATGCTATTCCAATACACAATTcctttttattactaaagtAAGACCcaggtaattattttaaaactagcggtccgccccggaaTCAACCGTGGTACGTTTTTACACTCCACAAGCAACATCTTTGTGCTTTatctaaacatataaaaaacaccCCGCTTGGttgagccgttctcgagtttctATGGTTAGTAACACATTTGGCGAttcatttatatcttaattaatgtataaataacatgtCATATTGTATGACCGCGATCGACTCGcgaactactcaaccgattttaatcaaatttgcacaccatgtgcaggtcgatacgtaaaattttatttatttcatttcaatttttattatttcaattacgctAAATGACTACTCAGGCGGAGCCGCGGCGTACCgctagtatgtatgtatgtatgtatgtatgtatgtatgtatgtatgtatatatatatatatatatatatatatagatttcacACAAATCCACTACAACGCTTTTAATCCACCCACCTGCTGGTCTGATCCAGTAAGCATATTCCCAACAGCTCTTAACGCTGGTGTCCTAACTGCTGGTGATTTATGCTGGAGCAACTTGATCAAACGGTTAAGCAGGTAGGGGGTCGTTTGGACCACCTCGATACGCTCGTTCGGCCCGTCCGTCAAGTACGATAGTGCCCAACATGTGTCAGCTggaaaatatgtgaaaatttacattaaaatttggtaatTCTGTTGTTAAATCATATAGAAAtcaataagttattatttggAATAAGAAAGTATTGGTAAGGGGTCGTTTGGACCACCTCTATTCGCTCATTGGGCCTGTCTATCAAGTAAGATGTGTCTACCAAGAAATAGTggatttacattaaaatcgtATATAGAGTTCAAtggtgattttaaattaagatatagGTAGGGGGTCATCTGGATCACCTCTATGCGCTCATTGAGCCGATCCATCAAGTACCATATCGCACAATATACGcttgaataaaatgtacaatgaTATTACTGTATTACCGAAGTTTATACGGTAGTGGGTCAACTGGACCACCTATATGCGCTCATTGGGCTGGTCCATCAAGATGCATAGCATAGCGCCCAAAATACGTTTAAATAGTTAACAATGATATTACTCGGTAACCTAGTCGAAGTTTACGAAGACAGGGGATCTTAGCGCACAGCTTATGGCAGTTGATAAATGTtccttttcatttaattaaacaataagtttgtttaacattactactatatataacttaagGACAGGCATAACTAATTTAGTAATATAGACTCACCTAAAACTTCCTGGTCtgaaatatctaataaatcaGCAATGTACGGCAATGCAGGGGAGACGAGTTCAAATCTCACGAGGGGGTTTTTGTTTCTGTAAatgtaaggaaataatttcaaattttgctGCACATTTTCCGATGGGATTGCGATGGAATAGCATCATCCGATACTAAATCGATATATAATCGATAAGTTCGAACTCAATTTACTAGCTGTCACCCGCAGCTTCGGTCGCGTGgttaagattaattttaatgttataaagcccTTCCTCCCTTTCTGGATGGAAATTATCACAATCTTTCTTAGATGTGCTAAGAAAGattgtgataatttttcattactaCATTGCCCACATTATAGTAGCTATCTGCgttccaaatttcagcccgaatggttcagtagtttgggTTGTGCTTTGATAGATTTTATCTGCATATtgagtatgtctgagaataggccatcatctatttttcatacccctaaatgataagagtaagacagAGCAGCATTAGCCGGGTCATCtagttatgtatatagatactCACCTACAAAAATTGCTAAACGTCCATGCGGCCGTTTTCAACTGGCTAGCTGGTGTGGTTGGCGTCAAATGGGGCAATAGTGCAGGCAGCGCCCCATGGGACAGCACAACGTCTCGGGGCTGCGCCCCATCCCCCGCTATGTTGCCAAGGGCCCAAGCACTTTGTTCCCCCACAACCCCCCCTTGAGCTAGTAGCGTTACGAGCTTGGGTACTGCCCCCccctaaaataaattgttaagaatttataattgtagtataaaacataaattgatttgttttcttttagcAAATTATACCTCCCCCCACTCCTTCTTTCTCTTAACGAACAGTCCCGTTtcattttcctcacccttcccagaccatttcttctttccagtcgccaatcctttccttatcccttacccctcaaaagcgagcagcgcattgttcatgggcggtggtgatcgcttaccatcaagcgagcCATGatctcagctgcccgctatgacaaaaaaaatgattctcttcaattaataacaaattcttataataaaaccaaCTTACGTTTATTACAGCCAACGTATGTTCATGGGTGCCCGATGCAATGTTAGTAATAGCCCATGCAGCTTCAAATTGTAGGTCTTGGCTGAAATTAAACACTACAATTAGCATTcctagatttttaatattgtttgacAGGGGGGTTCGCTATGATATAGGTTCGTACCAACCACagttaaatatacaatgaaaGTTAGTACACCAATATAAATATGGATTGTCCACTAATACTACGTCTAGTACTACTACTAGTCTACATCGCTGGAGGTATATATCTAAATTGTTAAATGGGGCTAAATTATATGtcatcaaacacaaaaaagaatCAATTCGATCAGTTGAAAACCCACAAGTTACTGTTtaacaaatcataaaaaataaaaacaaatccgTCGGTGGAGCAAGTTTATTGATAAAAGAGTTCAGCAAAGTGAGAGATAGAGGGGCTCTAGGTGAAAGAGATTGGCAAAAGTTTGTCTAAGCTCCTTTTAGCGTTTGtcctttttaacacgcttttattaacttcacctgtatgtttgtttgtttgtttgtttgtatgtttgtttgtttgtttgtaactgacttctttgggcgcgattttgacccactttaaacggccagatttcgttcaaactttgtagatttattgaggaccgatgacaatacactaatttgataaaattattccagttttcaatttgcaaaatatgatttttgttaaagcgtgttttatagtttttttaaactattatattttattttaaaattaagaaccTTTTTTGCCTCTGCcgaaattcttttaaaattaataaaatttaaatgagacttGTGACTTGAGTATAACTTTTCAGACTCAACACTTTTACGGATTATTGCAGAGCAATCTGAAGCCCACTAAAGAGTAGAGGGTTTATAATTTTGGCAGGTTTTAATGGGAATATGCTGTTCAGCAGAAGAGATAAAGGAGTCAACTAGTTGCGAGTAGGTATCCAATGGATTCTCCAtgtcatttaaaaaagaagttattaattttagatacTAAAGACTGTGAGAAGTCACTCCAGTTAACTTTGGATAATCTATATTGTAGTAAAGGAGTATTTTGAAATGGGagaatctttattaaatgacAAAAGAATAATGATCGCTGCCATGTGAGTCCGGGTGGACAGACCATGAGCATAGTAAGGAGAGAGAAGGAGAGCAAAGGGAAAGGTCAACAGCACTATTTGGGTTCTGAGAAGGATTACCACGGTGAGGAGAGCCATTATTACAAAGATTTAAATCATCAAATAATTCTAGCAAGGAGAGAGAAAAATGATCAGTTTTATGAGAGCCCCAGCTAGAATAGTGAGCGTTAAAATCACCTAAAATAAGAACAGGAGTTGCAAAGaggaaaaaatgtaataaaggccagggattaagaaagaagTGGAGTTTGAAATGTACAAAGATACGACAgttaaatctataatttttgCTGCTACAGCGTTAATATTTTCATGGTGAGGAGGGATAACAATACAAGTAAAAGGGACATTTCTTTTGACTAGAAGCGCAGATCCAGCGTATCCATCGCTTCTGTCGTCGCGTAAACAGTTATAAGAAGGAATATAAAAACGAGACTCTGGAATAAACCAGGTCTTAGAGATAGAAATAACTATgggtttaaaattgtttattaagttAGTTAATTCAAGCTTCTTTGGCTGCAAGCTCCTGGCATTCCATTGGATTACATTCATTGGAGCCATTATTAACCTGAACAGTttcaaaaatcttaaataacaCAGATTGCAAGTTGGACGGTAATTCAATATCATTGTACATTCtcaaaatatcatatacaaaAGAGAGGCAATATACAACCAAATTTGAGTCATTATATAAGAAGGCATATCCATTATTTAAACAGACTGAGGAGTCTGAGTTAAGTCAGAGTGAGCGATTTTGTCGTATGATTTGCCTAATGAATTTGACGAGAACGGGGAGAGAGGAAGACAGTTTTTTATAGGAAATGGTATTCGAGCCATTATTTGAGGGATATAAAGGCTGGGGAGCTGGGTTAACAGAATGTAAAGCATCTGCATAAGACTTTTTGGAAAGAGAAAACCTGAGGGAAGCTTCCTGATAGGAGATGCTTTCTTCCAATATGACTGtcttaatattgttttgacgCATTTGTTCTGGACATGCATTATATGATGCGAAATGAGGGCCCGAGCAGTTAATACAAAGAGCATCTAATTCTCTTACTTCACATTGATCACCAGGGTGATCTTTAGCACACTTAAAACATCGTGGGTTCGACCTACACTCGTTCTTAATATGACCAAATCTATAGCATTTTAAACATTGGATTGTGGGCAGTCTATACAGTTCAACAGTCAGTGATGATTTATAAAGAAAGACCCTCTCAGAAAGTTTCTGGCCTTGGAAAGTGAGGATTAGGGAATTGGTGGGGATCCATTCAGTGCTCtctgattttttttgctttctATTTAACCTGCGAGCTTTAAGGATATACCCAAAGCCCGTAGGGATTTCCAAATTCGAAACAAATTCTTGCATACAGATGTCAGTTGGTAC from Zerene cesonia ecotype Mississippi unplaced genomic scaffold, Zerene_cesonia_1.1 Zces_u001, whole genome shotgun sequence carries:
- the LOC119838143 gene encoding importin subunit alpha-5-like, whose product is MAEKTHTSRLSAYKNTGQGTNDLRRKRAELSINLRKQARDEQLLKRRAMSPEANEEVQDTEKLMTPAQIVQGLRSSDLSIKTTSARAARRMLSKEQNPPISIMVEAGVIRPLVESLDRDDCQDLQFEAAWAITNIASGTHEHTLAVINGGAVPKLVTLLAQGGVVGEQSAWALGNIAGDGAQPRDVVLSHGALPALLPHLTPTTPASQLKTAAWTFSNFCRNKNPLVRFELVSPALPYIADLLDISDQEVLADTCWALSYLTDGPNERIEVVQTTPYLLNRLIKLLQHKSPAVRTPALRAVGNMLTGSDQQTDRCLAEGCLDYLTTLLHCGKPSLVKEAAWAVSNVLAGTSEQIQLAVDKGMLTHLVHVLGVDDVKCQKEAAWAITNLCLGGSPPQLDALVASGFLEPYCNLLESPDQRAIIVVLEGITNLMQAAAKFGQVEPLCIRLEEIGALDKIEALQEHENEQIYKKALHILDTYFEDQDDQTAQPEQTTDEFKFGVTSTNQNINF